CGAATGATTCATATTGCCGATTACGAAAACTTCTATGAAAAGGATTACTACACGCCAGGTAACAGATGGGTTCACGTCTATCATACCTCCGCAGCGAAAGTCGGCGTTGCTATCTGTTACGACCGCCATTATCCGGAGTACATGAGGGCCCTGGGAGTTGAAGGGGCTGAACTGGTCGTGGTGCCCCAGGCGGGAACGGCAGGCGAGTGGCCGTCGGGTCTATTCGAAGCGGAGCTGCAGGTCGCTTGTTTTCAGAACGGTTACTTCGGGGCATTAGTGAACCGCGTGGGCAGGGAAGGCGACATGGAGTTTTCCGGAGAATCTTTTATTACTTCCCCTGAGGGTTCGGTCCTCACTCGCGCTCCGGCAGGGAAGGAGCACACATTGATCGCAGACCTGGATCTTTCTCGCGTAGCGGATTCACCGGCGAGACGCATGTTCCTCAGAGACAGACGCCCTGAGATATACTGAACTACGTTTCTTTCTCCACGTTGATTCAGGCTCAAAAACTCACCTGTCAAATTCGTACGACGAAAGGGTAACTCAGTATGTTTAGATGGTTGAGAAGACTGTACGATTGGGTGCTCCATTGGGCGGAAACTCCATACGCCGTTCCCGCGTTGATTATTCTTGCCGTGGCGGAATCATCGTTCTTCCCGGTCCCCGCGGACGTGTTGTTGATTGCGCTGGCGGTGTCGATTCCCAGGCGGTCATTTGAATACGCCGCGTACACCTCCCTCTTCTCTGTTCTTGGTGGGGTAGGGGGGTACGTTATAGGCCTGAAGTTCATGGCATTGGTGGGTTCGCCGATTATTGAGTTGTATGGCTACCAGGCCCAGTTTGAATCATTGAGCGGAATCTTCCACCGGTACAATTTCATCGCCGTTTTGACGGCAGCGATGACGCCTATTCCCTATAAGGTTTTCACCATCACAGCGGGTGCCGTGGAAGCAGATTTCGTGGAATTCGTCGTGGCATCGGCCGTTGGGCGCTCTCTTAGATTCTTTGCAGTAGGGGCATTGATCTACTTCCTTGGTGAGCGTGTCAAAGAATTCATCGAAAAGTATTTCAACATCTTGGCTGTCGCCTTCGCCACCCTTCTCCTGGGCGGGTTTGTCGTGGTGAAATTGGTCTTTTGACTGTC
The Candidatus Neomarinimicrobiota bacterium genome window above contains:
- a CDS encoding VTT domain-containing protein; its protein translation is MFRWLRRLYDWVLHWAETPYAVPALIILAVAESSFFPVPADVLLIALAVSIPRRSFEYAAYTSLFSVLGGVGGYVIGLKFMALVGSPIIELYGYQAQFESLSGIFHRYNFIAVLTAAMTPIPYKVFTITAGAVEADFVEFVVASAVGRSLRFFAVGALIYFLGERVKEFIEKYFNILAVAFATLLLGGFVVVKLVF
- a CDS encoding nitrilase-related carbon-nitrogen hydrolase, coding for MKIGLIQKFPGSHREDNIRRGVKHLEEAAREGVDLVAFAELAFDPFFPRKPATGDVTRLAEVIPGPTTDIFARKARELGIIVVLNLFESDGERTYDASPVIDSDGTLLGVTRMIHIADYENFYEKDYYTPGNRWVHVYHTSAAKVGVAICYDRHYPEYMRALGVEGAELVVVPQAGTAGEWPSGLFEAELQVACFQNGYFGALVNRVGREGDMEFSGESFITSPEGSVLTRAPAGKEHTLIADLDLSRVADSPARRMFLRDRRPEIY